A region of the Dyadobacter sp. CECT 9275 genome:
AAAATACCGGACGCCATTAAACGCCAGGTATTTTTCCACCGCACTGCTGAAATGATGAAGGTAGATGAGCAAATGCTTATCTCCGAAGGCAACAAATTACTGCGCAAACTCCATACCCCCAAACAGCAGGAACGAAACAGCAGAAGTAACGCCTCCTTTCCGGAAGGCCTTGCTGATCTTGGAGTATCCTCTCCGGGCAGCTTTTCAGAGGATGGTCCGCCACAGGACTTCTTCTTGCAGGAAGAAGAAGAGCCGCAGGTGCAGCGTTCCAAAGTCAGTTACCAGGAAGAGGCGTTCATCCGCCTGCTTGTGTTACACGGAGCGCGTGAGCTGGAACCGAATATTACCGTGTGCCAGTATGTGCTGGGAGAAATAGAGGGTATTGATTTTAAAGATACTGTTTTCAATCATTTGCTTACCTTGTTTCGGGAGCATTATAGCCGAAATACCGTCTTGTCCACTGATTATTTCCTGAACCACCATGAGTCACAAATCCGGGATCTGGCCATCGGATGGGGAACCGAAAAGTATGAACTCAGCGAGTTATGGAAAGATAAATTCGAAATTTTCGTACCTTTTGAAACCGACGTTTTAGACCGCACGGCATTTATCAACATATTGCGGCTGAAAAAAGCATTTATAGAAGAGAAAATGAAGGCATGCCAGCAACAGCTGCTGCAAGCCGGAACAGAGGAAGAGGAGATCGCTGTGATGAACGAATTCATGTTTTATAAAGGCATAAGTATGGCGGCTGCAAAAGAACTGGGAAGTGTCATCGGATAAAAGCAGGAATATTAAAAACCATATATGATCAATAGCTGGTGTTATGCTTGATTTCCGCCTGAAAGTTTTTTACACCGTAGCCCAGACACTGCACTTCAACCGCGCTGCTGAAGAACTTCATATCAGCCAGCCTGCCGTAACCAAGCACATCAAAGAGCTCGAGCAGCATTACCAAACTTCACTTTTTGACAGGAGCCACAAGCAGATCAGCCTTACAAAAGCCGGCGACATCCTGCTCGAACATGCTCATATCATATTTGAACAATATCAGAAGCTCGATTTTGAACTGAACCTCCTGCAAAACAAAACCGAAGGTATCCTGCATATAGGTGCAAGTACGACCATTGCTCAGTACGTTCTGCCTGCATACCTGGCCTCCTTTCACCAGAGATTTCCCGATATCAGGATAGAACTTATCAATGCCAATTCCCTTTTGATAGAACAATCTCTGGATGACAAAAAAATTGACCTTGGACTGGTAGAGGGCCCCATGCACCACCCTGGCTTAAAGTACGTTGCATTCCTGAAAGACGAATTGGTACTGGTTACCAGGACAAAAAACGCTCCGAAAAAGAAAACCGTTTCTATCCGTGAGCTAACGGCCCTTCCGCTTCTCACCAGAGAAAACGGATCCGGGACCTCGGAAATTATTGAGGAATATCTCCAGAAGTTGGATCTGGGCATAAAAGATCTTAACATTCACATGCAGCTGGGGAGTACCGAAAGCATTAAAAATTACCTTCTGCACTCCGATACCTTTGCATTTTTATCGGTTTACAGCATAACGCGAGACCTTGCCGATGACCGTCTTACGATTGTAGATATTGACGGAATGGAGATCAACCGGCGTTTGTCCTTTGTGTACAGACAAGGCCAGCCTTCTCCCCTTTCTGCACTGTTTATGCGTTTCGCTTTATTAAAAGGATCATCGGTACTGTAAACATTCATCCATATTAACCCTTGGCGGCATGAAAACATTGGCGTGTGTTTTAATTGGTTTGTTTCTGATTTCAGGATGCAACCCCGGGTATAAAATTCTGAAATCGCAGTCGGAACCAGGCTTCCGGCTTTCAGGTTACTCCACCTTCGGTTTTTATGAAATAGAGGCCAGTGGTGATACAATCCCTGCCAGTTTTGAGAGAAACATCACGATCATCAAAACGGCAATATCAAAAAATTTGCAGAAATTGGGGCTGAATGAAGCGCGGGATCCGGCATTAAAGATCAATATCGCTTTGCTTGTTCAGGAAAAATCCCAGACACGGCAAACGGATTTCCGTACGGACGGGCTTCCCCGTTACATGGGCCAAAGAAGATATTCCTGGAAAAGCGAGGAAGTGGTGATAGAGAAATACAGGCAAGGTACCATGCTTATTGACCTTGTCAATGCCGCCGATAACCAGATGGTATGGAAAGGCGGCAGCGAAGGTATCATTCCAGACAAACAAGATCTTGAGGCTGATATCAACCAAATGGTAGATAAGATTTTTGAGAAAATCCCTCACTAGGGGTATCAAAAAAGGCTGGCCTCTCTCCGGAGCCAGCCTTGACTTATATATCTGCAAACCAGTATTTCAATCAAAAAAATCAGGCATTGTTGTTCACCACACTTTTAACTCTTTCGCCAACGTTGTCTGCCACGGCATTCGCTTTACCCTTTACTGCATCAATGTTTTTGAGAAAACCATCTTTTAGCTTGTCGGCTAGCTGTGTAAGTTCCTCAAGACTTTTCTCGTACTTATCCTTCGCATTTCCG
Encoded here:
- a CDS encoding LysR substrate-binding domain-containing protein gives rise to the protein MLDFRLKVFYTVAQTLHFNRAAEELHISQPAVTKHIKELEQHYQTSLFDRSHKQISLTKAGDILLEHAHIIFEQYQKLDFELNLLQNKTEGILHIGASTTIAQYVLPAYLASFHQRFPDIRIELINANSLLIEQSLDDKKIDLGLVEGPMHHPGLKYVAFLKDELVLVTRTKNAPKKKTVSIRELTALPLLTRENGSGTSEIIEEYLQKLDLGIKDLNIHMQLGSTESIKNYLLHSDTFAFLSVYSITRDLADDRLTIVDIDGMEINRRLSFVYRQGQPSPLSALFMRFALLKGSSVL
- a CDS encoding DUF4136 domain-containing protein; protein product: MKTLACVLIGLFLISGCNPGYKILKSQSEPGFRLSGYSTFGFYEIEASGDTIPASFERNITIIKTAISKNLQKLGLNEARDPALKINIALLVQEKSQTRQTDFRTDGLPRYMGQRRYSWKSEEVVIEKYRQGTMLIDLVNAADNQMVWKGGSEGIIPDKQDLEADINQMVDKIFEKIPH
- a CDS encoding YtxH domain-containing protein → MNKNQKFLIGTVGALLTGIAIGLLVAPKDGKETRKILKNKANDLGGNAKDKYEKSLEELTQLADKLKDGFLKNIDAVKGKANAVADNVGERVKSVVNNNA